CCGCACGCGGAGACCCACGTGGAATACGAGGAACAGATCGAGCGTTTCCTGGAAGATACCGACCCGGGGCGGGTGTCGCTTTGTTTCGACGTGGGCCACCACGCCTACCGCGGCGGAGATCCGGTAGCCTTTCTCGAGGAACACCGCGACCGGATCCCCTATCTCCATCTCAAGAGCGTGGATCCGGAGAAACAACGGAAGGTGGAAGCCGAAAACATCCCCTTCGCCGACGCCGTGGCCATGGACATGTTCTGCGAGCCTTCGGCGGGCCTGGTCGACTTTCCGGCATTGCTTGAGTCGCTGAAGCGTATCGACTACGACGGTTACGCCATCGTGGAACAGGACATGTATCCGGCGCCTTTCGACAGACCTTACCCTATCGCGAAGCGGACGTTGGCGTACCTGCGGGAAATCGGGTTCTAGGGACGCGTCAGGTTCGAGCCTGCCGCCGGCGCATCGCCCCGGGCAGCCAGATGAACAGTGTGCCCAACGAGACGCTCCAGACCGATCCCGCCGCAAAAGTCGCCGCCGAAACGATCCCCGCGTTCAGGATGATCTTGACCGGGGTATCTCGCTCGATCACCGTCTGGTAGGCTTCCGGTGAGAACCGGCCGTGATCCAGTCCGACCAGGGCGGCGGTTGAGTAGGAAATCCAGTTCGGAACGAACCAGACCAGCAGGACCACCACCAGCAACGCACCGGCGGTTCGCTTCCAGGGCAGATGGTCCCACTTGCCCTTCAGGCCATAGTAAAGATACGCGAGCGGCATCAGGAAGTAGACGCCGATGAACATGGACTGTTCCGGCGCGACGAAATCCAGCAGCAGGCGCGTCGCCGCGACGATCCAGCCCAAGATCACGAGTCCGCGGATGTCCGACCATAGCGACGGTTGATCCGATGTCATTTACGTTTCTCCCATTCTATAAAGTGTGAACTACGATGCGGTTTTGCTGCGCGTTCAGTACGTAAAGTTAGAGGACCTTTCATCCGCAAGCCAGCCGCTCATGGAATACGCGTCCCGGTCCTTTTCGGACAGGATGGCATCTCCAGGGATCATCTCGTCGAAGGCGCGCTTCAACGCGCGATCGCAAAGCGACCAGTCCAGATCGTGAGCCATTGGCGAGATGCCGGCCTCGTCGCCGGGGCTGTACTCCCCGCTGCACAGGTACTCCAGAATGCAGTCGGTCGGGCAGAAGAAGCCGTGGGCGAATCCCGGCGGCACCCAGATCCACTCGGCGTGGTCCGCGTCGGGATCCGCCGAGATGTCCCGGGCCACGATCCTGCCCAGCGTGGGCGACCCCAGCCGGATATCCAGCGCCAGATCCACGACACGGCCCCTGACGGCGCGGACCAGCTTTCCCATGTGGGGGTTCCACTGGAAATGGAGGCCTCGGACGACGCCGGCGCGAGAGAAACTCTCGTTGATCTGCAGAAACCGGACATCACGAAGAAACGCGGTCTCCGGGTTGCGCGTAAGGTCCCCCAGCCGGTAGGATTCGGTGAAGTACCCACGGTCATCCCTGAAGCGGCCGAAGCGAATCACTTTCAGCTCGGGGATCGCGAGGGATTCCACGGCTTCGATCTTCATGCGTCTCTCCTTTCACGAGCGGTCGTACGCACGCTGAAGATAGGCCGGTGAGGAAGATCGGGGCAAGCAGGAAATCCCGCGGAGCCCGGCGCCACATTCGGCGCCGTCGAACAGTACCGCTTGACAATGTCGAACCGTCGCGCTTGACAGCGCCGAACCGTTACTGTTGATTCCGGTCTATACCCGCGCCACCATCTGAAACGAGAAGAAAGAAGCCCCGAATGACTATGGAATCCGGCCCCACCCCGGCGGAATGGAAACAGTGGGAGGAAGAGGGTTATCTCGTCTTCGAGGACGCGATCCGGGGAGAGATGCTGGACCGCCTCCAGAACGCCTTCGACCTCTGGGCCGCCGCCTGCAAGGAGGAATGGCTCGACCGGATTGCCCGTGGCGAAGCCGCGGCGACTTTCTACGATATACCGAACACCCTCGAGAAAGACGATGTGTTCATCGACATTCTCGATCAGCCCCGGTACTTCCAGTACGTGAAGGCGTTCGCGGGGGACGACGTAATCGTGATCGGCGAGCAGGTCAGGACCGCCCCGCTCTGGCCCACGAGCTACACGGGTTGGCATCCCGACGTTCCGCACAGCCACCCGCTTCACATCAAGGTACAGGTCTACGTGAACGACGTGGAACCCGGCGGGGGCGAATTCGCCTTCGTGCCCGGCAGCCACCGGCCGGACGCGGGACCCTATCACCGCGTGAAGAACCTGGCGGCCATGCCCGGTCACAAGCGGTTCGCCGGCAAGGCCGGCACGGCGATCATGTTCAATACCTACGGCTGGCATGTCGCCATGGAGAATGACACGCGAACGCCCCGTAAATCGATTATCCTCATCTACGAAAAACGCACGCCGGATCGCATCGCCGAGGACCGGTTCGCATCCATTGCTAACTCGCTGGACACGCCGGACCGACAGCGGCTTTTCGGATTGGCCTAGATCAAGAGATACCATGCCGCGCATCGATGCCCATGGCCATGTTTTTGCGAAGGTCACCCGGGAATTCCCGCGGGAAACGGGCGGGAACACGCCGCCGGACCGGGAAGAAACGGTCGAGAAGCTGATGACCTACATGGCCGCCAGTGATATAGACCAGGCCATGATCGTCCAGATGGGCGGCGCGACCCCGGCCCACCACGCTTACGTACTGCACTGCCTCAGGACCTATCCCGATCGGTTCCTGGGCATCGGCCTGATCCCGGAGGAGGTTTTCCCCTCGCCGCAGGAGCACATGGACCGGTTGACGGACGGCACGGGCATCGTAGGGTTCCGCCTTGGACTGGTCGGCGGTCCGAGGGACCCCTTCGAAAGTGTGGACGTCCGTACCCTGCGAACCTATCCGATCTGGAAACACGCGGCGGAGAAAGACCTCGTACTCTGGATGTATGTCCGCGCGACGGACGCCCACCTGATCGCCTACCTGGTGGACGCTTTTCCCCAGGTGCGGGTGGTGCTCAACCACATGGGTATCTGCCCCGGAGAAGGAAAGGGCAGCCACGACCGGTGGGGCCGGCCCCAGATCGACACGCCGTCGTACAATCCCGCCTTCCACACCACCATCCGCCTCTGCAAATACGATAACGTGACGACGAAGTTGTCGGGCCATTACGCCTTCAGCAAGGAACCCTTCCCCTATCCGGACCTGGAGGGATGGAACAGGGCACTGCTCACGTCCTTTGGCGCGGACCGCCTCATGTGGGCGACCGACTTCCCGTGGATCTACGAAGAACCCGGATACGACAAGCTGA
This region of Gemmatimonadota bacterium genomic DNA includes:
- a CDS encoding TIM barrel protein, encoding MDEVAEAGYTWIELGPYGYLPTEIDRLQRELAARNLKVTSAFAMGNLEDPDRWAELEQQVVGAGELLAATGAGFLVLIDGTYSDLFTGELIEPRTLDDEHWRRLVDTTHRVADLARNAFGLHLVFHPHAETHVEYEEQIERFLEDTDPGRVSLCFDVGHHAYRGGDPVAFLEEHRDRIPYLHLKSVDPEKQRKVEAENIPFADAVAMDMFCEPSAGLVDFPALLESLKRIDYDGYAIVEQDMYPAPFDRPYPIAKRTLAYLREIGF
- a CDS encoding dTDP-4-keto-6-deoxy-D-glucose epimerase, whose amino-acid sequence is MKIEAVESLAIPELKVIRFGRFRDDRGYFTESYRLGDLTRNPETAFLRDVRFLQINESFSRAGVVRGLHFQWNPHMGKLVRAVRGRVVDLALDIRLGSPTLGRIVARDISADPDADHAEWIWVPPGFAHGFFCPTDCILEYLCSGEYSPGDEAGISPMAHDLDWSLCDRALKRAFDEMIPGDAILSEKDRDAYSMSGWLADERSSNFTY
- a CDS encoding phytanoyl-CoA dioxygenase family protein — protein: MTMESGPTPAEWKQWEEEGYLVFEDAIRGEMLDRLQNAFDLWAAACKEEWLDRIARGEAAATFYDIPNTLEKDDVFIDILDQPRYFQYVKAFAGDDVIVIGEQVRTAPLWPTSYTGWHPDVPHSHPLHIKVQVYVNDVEPGGGEFAFVPGSHRPDAGPYHRVKNLAAMPGHKRFAGKAGTAIMFNTYGWHVAMENDTRTPRKSIILIYEKRTPDRIAEDRFASIANSLDTPDRQRLFGLA
- a CDS encoding amidohydrolase, with the translated sequence MSPWRMTRERPVNRLSSSTKNARRIASPRTGSHPLLTRWTRRTDSGFSDWPRSRDTMPRIDAHGHVFAKVTREFPRETGGNTPPDREETVEKLMTYMAASDIDQAMIVQMGGATPAHHAYVLHCLRTYPDRFLGIGLIPEEVFPSPQEHMDRLTDGTGIVGFRLGLVGGPRDPFESVDVRTLRTYPIWKHAAEKDLVLWMYVRATDAHLIAYLVDAFPQVRVVLNHMGICPGEGKGSHDRWGRPQIDTPSYNPAFHTTIRLCKYDNVTTKLSGHYAFSKEPFPYPDLEGWNRALLTSFGADRLMWATDFPWIYEEPGYDKLTKLVDEAMPNIKPHEYEAIMGGTAKRFLRFPDLK